Part of the Pseudodesulfovibrio mercurii genome is shown below.
TCGAGTTCCGTGGGCCGTTGGAAACGGGAGCTGCCCGGTCCGCTCCAGGCCCGCGCCCTGGAGCGCCACAGGCCGCTGCTCGAACGGTTCGGCTACGACGTGTCCGGGCGCGTGTACGCCGTGTCCTCCGTCCCGGAAGCGCCCAGCTTCGACATGAAGAAGCGCAACGACGGCACCCGTTACCTGGCGGACCTGGTCCTGCCCCTGCAAAGGCAGCTCACGTGCGTGACCATGAGCGAGGTGGCCGAGGAGACCCGGCCGTGCTTCTTCCTGCGCCACGACGTGGACGCGGACCTGGACGCGGCCATGGAGATGGCCCGGCTCGAACACGGGCACGGCATCCGGGCGAGCTATTTCCTGCTGCCCCCGAGCCCGGCCGACGGTCCGGCCAATTACTACGGGGTCATCAGGGACGGCGGGCTGGTCGCGGACCCGGCCCTTCTGGACCGCGCCCGGCAGTTGCGGGAGTGGGGGCACGAGGTCGGGCTGCACAACAACATCGCGGAGCTGGCGGTCTGTTTCGGCCGCGATGTGGCCGAGGTCCTGGCCGAGCAGGTGGCCTTTTTCCGGGAGGGCGGCGTCGAGCTGGCCGGTTCCTCGGCCCACGGCGGGTCGTTCTTCCACCGGAACGAATTCGTCAGCTTCGAGATCTTCGACGAAGGGGGCGTCAAGCCGGGCATGGAGCGCGGCCGGACGATTCACATCGAGGGCTACGCATTGCGGCTGCACGCCCTCAGGCAGGCGGATTTCGGCTTCGCCTACGAGGCGTATTCCCTGCCCTACGGGATCGGGCTGAACGATTCCAACGGACGGTGGGGCGGCAAGCTGGCGCGCACGTCCCCGCATCCGGAACTGAACGAACTTTCGGGAGAGCGGTTCCTGGCCGCCTTCCGCGAGATGGTCGCCGCCGCCCGGCCGGACCGGGGCGTGAACACCCTCCAGGTGCTGATCCACCCCGATCATTGGTGCATCTGCTGATGCGCGGCGGGAAAAGGCGGAATCGATCATGAACGAACAGGTCAATCGGCAGATGCGCGAGATCGCCCAGACGTATTTCGGCTATTCCGGCATCGACATCGAGCACTTCACCGACAGGGTGGAGGGGCCCAGGGACCGGACCGTGGTGCACATCCCGGCCCGCTCCGGGTCCACGCGCATCGAGAACAAGAACATCCGCGACCTCTGCGGCCTGCCGCTCATCGCCTACACCATCGCCGTGGCCCGCGCCCTGCCCGTGGACCGGGTCATCGTCAACACGGACAGCCGCGAGATCGCGGACATCGCCGAGAAGCTGGGGGCCGAGGTCCCGTTCCTGCGGCCCGCCGAACTGAGCGCCGACGACGTGTCGCCGGGGTTCGCCCTGTTCTATGCCGAGCGGTTCCTCCTGAACGAGGGGTACCCCCTGGACGCGACCATCGAGATGTACCCGACCTCGCCCTTCCGCAACATCGCCAAGATGACCCGCTACGTGGACGCGCTTTCCCGCGCGGGGTATTGCGCCACGGCCTTTCTGCCGAACACGGAACTGGCCCGCGTGCGGACCCGCAACGGGGTCCTGCTCTCGGAGGAGGAGATTCGCTGCGAGCGGGGCAACGTGTATTTCAAGCTCCTGGCGAACTTCCTCGGCCGCAGGCTCCTGAACGAAGACAAGCGCTGGTTCCACTACGCGCTCATCGACGACCCCGTGGAGCTGGTGGACATCGACACGCCCGAGGACTTCGCCCTGGCCGAGTACATCGTGGCCAACAACCTCTATGATTTCGGGGTGACTCCATGAGGGCCTTCATCTCCTTCGGCTATTACGACATCCGCGAGCAGCAGCTGGTCGGCTCGCCCGTGATCCTGCGCCACCTCCTGGACGAGACCCTGCGCTGCCTTGGGCGCTGCCCCGACGTGCGCTTCGCCGGGGTCGTGCACACCCACACCCTGCCGGTGGAGCCGTCGCGGGGCGCGCCGTATTTCCGTATGCTCGGCGGGGAACGCACCCGCGCGGAGCTGACGGCCATCGCCGGGGTCCCGGCAGAGGCGGACGGCGACAACGAGGTCCTGGTCCTCCGGCCCGGACAGGGCGCGATCTTCGCGGACCGGCTGACCCGGTTCCGTGAGAGCCTGACGCCCGTGCCGTCCCCCCTGGTGGCCTCGGCCATCCGCTTTTCCTCCCTGTCCCATCCCCTGTGGAACGTCCAGGTGGCGGACCGGCGGTTCCTCTGCGAGGGGGCCATCCGCCAGCCGCGCTGCGGCACCGTGCGCGTGGCGCCCCTGTCCCAGATCTGCCCGGAGCTGTGGACCAGGGCCCAGGCCAAGGGTCCGGCCAACGGCTCCCAGTATCTGGACAACCTGTATCACGACGACGGTGCGCTCTACGCCGCCAGGATGGACATGATCCCGGCCGAGGGGGTAATCCCCACTCCCACGGAAGCCGTCATCTGCCAGACCGACCCCGGAGCCGGGGACGGCATGCTGGCGCGGCTGCCGCTCTTTCAAATGAGCAGGCACCAGGCCCTGGACGCGGTCCGGCTGGAACGCCTGCTCGAAAAGCTGGCCGCGCCCAAGCCCGAACGTTCGGACGAGCCCTTTCGCGCCAGGCCCTCGGGCCCGGCCTCGAACCGGGTGCACTGCTAGGGACGCGGCGGG
Proteins encoded:
- a CDS encoding sulfotransferase, whose protein sequence is MYNEALTNSGTGDILPFHAPYLTDADPASARRYLARGDLSEAAWVLRNALRADPADQDARALLARCAEAPAAGAPRGVFVGGTGRSGTSLLRRALDSTPDVASIPGETKCILDERFRLAPHWFHALPGSARTAGVETLKALWRERFYCYIHPVKASLKDDRRRGFCLWLDRRELDRELGRLDALPQARTLRETEAVWGELYAALFDRRALARGKPLWVEKTPRNSWFADYLYSIMPGMKLVNVVRDGRDVALSMQTVSWGEKDLAKALDWWADELAATVRVLDTLPEGSVLTVRYEDLVTEPDRVMTDIADFLHVSPEFGLDIFSSSVGRWKRELPGPLQARALERHRPLLERFGYDVSGRVYAVSSVPEAPSFDMKKRNDGTRYLADLVLPLQRQLTCVTMSEVAEETRPCFFLRHDVDADLDAAMEMARLEHGHGIRASYFLLPPSPADGPANYYGVIRDGGLVADPALLDRARQLREWGHEVGLHNNIAELAVCFGRDVAEVLAEQVAFFREGGVELAGSSAHGGSFFHRNEFVSFEIFDEGGVKPGMERGRTIHIEGYALRLHALRQADFGFAYEAYSLPYGIGLNDSNGRWGGKLARTSPHPELNELSGERFLAAFREMVAAARPDRGVNTLQVLIHPDHWCIC
- a CDS encoding acylneuraminate cytidylyltransferase family protein, translated to MNEQVNRQMREIAQTYFGYSGIDIEHFTDRVEGPRDRTVVHIPARSGSTRIENKNIRDLCGLPLIAYTIAVARALPVDRVIVNTDSREIADIAEKLGAEVPFLRPAELSADDVSPGFALFYAERFLLNEGYPLDATIEMYPTSPFRNIAKMTRYVDALSRAGYCATAFLPNTELARVRTRNGVLLSEEEIRCERGNVYFKLLANFLGRRLLNEDKRWFHYALIDDPVELVDIDTPEDFALAEYIVANNLYDFGVTP